DNA sequence from the Agromyces aureus genome:
GTCGGCGGCGGGGTCGTAGTCGGGCCCGTCGAAGCGCAGCAGCAGCGACCGATCGGCCGGCAGTTCGCCGCCCCGCTCGAACAGCAGGGTGAGCTCGGCGGCCGTCCGCGGCATCCCGACGCTCACGAAGCCGGTGAGCACGCCGTCCTCGGTGACCATCTTGACGTAGCGGAGATGCTCGGGGTCGGCCCACTGCGCGATGCGACGGCGCGGGTGCAGGCTGTCGTCGTCCCACGGGTCGCCCGAGATGTCGCCGACGGCGACCACGTCGATGTGCTCGGCCTTGAGCATCACGAGTGCGTCGCGTTCGAAGGGCGTCTCGACGTCGTGCGCGCGTCGGTCGGCCTCGGCGAGGAACGAGCCGGCGAGCCACGACGCCTGCCGCCAGCCGGGCCCGATGAGGCCCGACGGCGCTCCGGGGAGCGTGCGCTGGCCGGCGAGTTCGTCGGTGCGCTCGACGACCTGCGCGCAGTCGCCGATGGCGAAGATCGCGGGGTCGGTCCACGAGGCAAGGTTCGGGTGCACGACGATGCCGGCGGCCGTGCGGAGGCCTGCGAGCACCGCGAGTTCGGTCCGCGCGCTCACGCCGCACGAGAGCACGAGCAGGTCGCCGCGCAGTTGCTTGCCGTCGGCCGTCACGAGCATGTCGAAGCGGCGCACGCCGTCGTCGTCGGTGCGGAACGCGACCGCCTCGGCTCGGCTGTGCGCGATGACCTGGATGCCCGTGCGGCGAAGCGCGGCGCGCAGCACCTGGCCGCCGCCGCGATCGAGGTTGCGCGGCATCGGGTGCGGACCGTGGTGCACGACGCAGACCTGCGCGCCGGCGTGCGCGGCCGCGAGGGCGAGCTCGAGCCCGAGCACGCCGGCGCCGAGCACGATGATGCGGCGGCGCTCCTGCACGGCTTCGAGCACCCGCTCGGCGTCGGCGAGGTCGCGGAGCGCCGTGATGCCGGGCGGCAGTTCGTCGTCGCGGGCGACCAGCTGCCGGCCGTACTTCTCGAGGGAAGCGAGGTCGCGGCGGTGCCGTTCGACGCCGTCGAGGGTCGGCACGTTGGCGCGGGCACCCGTGGAGAGCACGAGTCGGTCGTACGCGAGTCGCTCTCCGGTGTCGAGGTGCACCGTGCGGGCGTCGCGGTCGACGGCCGTGACGGCGACCCCGAGCAGCACGCGTGCGCCGGACTCCTCGGCCGTGACCCGGTCGCCGACGATCATCGAGTCGAGGTCGGCGTTGCCGACGGCGTACTCGGCCACGAGCACGCGGTTGTACGCCTCGACGTCTTCGCCAGCGATGACCGTGAGCTCGACGCTGCCGCGCTGCACGCCGGGGAGCAGTTCCTCGACGAACCGGGCGCCGACCGGCCCGTAACCGACGAGCACGACCTTCAGCGGGTTCGAGCGGCTCATGCGAGGACTCCGGTCTCTTCGGGCAGTCGAACGGAGGCCGCGTCGGCGATCCGGCGCACGCTCACCACGTTCGTCTTGAACTCGGGCATCGACGAGATCGGGTCGACCTCGTCGGAGGTGAGCAGGTTCGCGGCCTGCTCGTCGCCGTAGTGGAAGGGCAGGAACACCGCATCGGGCCGGATGTCGGGGGTGAGCCTGGCCCGGCAGCGCACGAGGCCGCGGTGATTGACGACCTCGACCTCGTCGCCGTCGCCGATGCCGAGGCGCTCGGCCGTGGCGGGATGCATCGAGGCGAGCGCCTCGGGCTGCGATTCGAGCAGCTCGGGCACCCGACGGGTCTGCGCACCGCTCTGGTAGTGCTCGAGCAGGCGACCCGTGACGAGCGTGATCTCGTCGGTTCCGGGCGTCGGCGCCGGGCGCGCGGACTCGCGCACCGTGACCGGCACGAGCCGCGCGAGGCCGTCGGGGTGGGCGAAGCGGTCGGCGAAGAGTCGGGGCGTGCCGCGGCTGCCGCGCGGGAACGGCCAGTACGCGGCATCCCCTCGGTCGAGCATGGCGTAGTCGATGCCCGAGTAGTCGGCGAGGCCGCCCTCGGATGCGAGTCGCAGCTCTTCGAAGACCACCGCGGGGTCGGTGTCGAACGCGGCCGTCGACCCGAGCCGTTCAGCGAGCTCGTGCAGGATCCAGAGCTCGTCGCGCACCCCGGCGGGCGGGGTCAGCGCACGACGGCGACGGATGACGCGGCCCTCGAGCGAGGTCATGGTTCCCTCCTCTTCGGCCCACTGCGTGATCGGCAGCACGACGTCGGCGAGCGCGGCGGTCTCGGAGAGGAAGAAGTCGCAGACGACGAGCAGGTCGAGCCGTTCGAGGCCCGCGCGCACGTCG
Encoded proteins:
- a CDS encoding NAD(P)/FAD-dependent oxidoreductase, which translates into the protein MSRSNPLKVVLVGYGPVGARFVEELLPGVQRGSVELTVIAGEDVEAYNRVLVAEYAVGNADLDSMIVGDRVTAEESGARVLLGVAVTAVDRDARTVHLDTGERLAYDRLVLSTGARANVPTLDGVERHRRDLASLEKYGRQLVARDDELPPGITALRDLADAERVLEAVQERRRIIVLGAGVLGLELALAAAHAGAQVCVVHHGPHPMPRNLDRGGGQVLRAALRRTGIQVIAHSRAEAVAFRTDDDGVRRFDMLVTADGKQLRGDLLVLSCGVSARTELAVLAGLRTAAGIVVHPNLASWTDPAIFAIGDCAQVVERTDELAGQRTLPGAPSGLIGPGWRQASWLAGSFLAEADRRAHDVETPFERDALVMLKAEHIDVVAVGDISGDPWDDDSLHPRRRIAQWADPEHLRYVKMVTEDGVLTGFVSVGMPRTAAELTLLFERGGELPADRSLLLRFDGPDYDPAADADAFAPATTVCWCNAVTVGRIEESAACGNTTVECVGRDTRAGTGCGGCRGRIAEVLARVSDADGTPTPAA